A DNA window from Candidatus Nanoarchaeia archaeon contains the following coding sequences:
- a CDS encoding RNA ligase family protein — protein MKYPKINTLWKRDANNAIIEGEYSCPEFGNIQRWHITEKIDGTNIRIVFTRETSTLEFKGRTDDAEIPKILLSRLKDIFTERKILNQFSDAHTVILYGEGYGNKIQRAGKHYRDDRSFILFDARIDGWWLEQHNAADIAHKLCVDYVPYLGIASIEGAVQRLKEQQKSMISNTLIAEGIVARSHPLMLFRDGTPIMWKLKVKDYEKTKKVMFQ, from the coding sequence ATGAAATACCCAAAGATTAATACCTTATGGAAACGGGATGCAAACAATGCCATTATTGAAGGAGAGTATTCCTGTCCCGAATTTGGAAACATACAGAGATGGCACATAACTGAAAAGATTGACGGGACCAATATCAGGATTGTTTTCACTCGGGAGACGTCAACATTAGAATTCAAGGGAAGGACTGATGATGCAGAGATACCAAAAATATTACTGTCCAGATTAAAAGACATCTTCACAGAAAGGAAAATTTTGAATCAATTCTCGGATGCGCATACTGTTATATTATACGGGGAAGGGTATGGCAACAAAATCCAACGAGCTGGTAAACATTACAGGGATGATCGCTCGTTTATTCTTTTTGATGCCCGGATTGACGGTTGGTGGCTGGAGCAGCATAATGCGGCAGATATTGCGCATAAGCTATGTGTAGACTATGTGCCTTATCTGGGCATCGCTTCAATAGAAGGGGCAGTTCAGAGACTAAAAGAACAGCAGAAAAGCATGATATCGAATACTCTCATCGCAGAAGGGATCGTTGCGAGAAGCCATCCTTTAATGCTCTTTAGGGATGGAACTCCTATTATGTGGAAGTTGAAAGTGAAGGATTATGAAAAAACCAAAAAAGTAATGTTTCAATGA